A part of Carassius carassius chromosome 4, fCarCar2.1, whole genome shotgun sequence genomic DNA contains:
- the LOC132139612 gene encoding ectoderm-neural cortex protein 1-like — MKMSVCVHENRKSRASTGSMNIYLFHKSSYADSVLMHLNALRQQRLFTDVLLHAGNRSFPCHRAVLAACSRYFEAMFSGGLRESQDSEVDFRDSIHPEVLELLLDYAYSSRVIINEENAESLLEAGDMLEFQDIRDACAEFLEKNLHPSNCLGMLLLSDAHQCTQLFQLSWSMCLSNFPAICKTEEFLQLPKDMLVQLLAHEELETEDERLVYESALNWVNYDLERRHCHLPELLRTVRLALLPAIFLMENVSTEELIIAQAKSKELVDEAIRCKLRILQNDGVVNSPCARPRKTSHALFLLGGPTFMCDKLYLVDQKAKEIIPKADIPSPRKEFSACAIGCKVYVTGGRGSENGVSKDVWVYDTLHEEWSKAAPMLIARFGHGSAELRHCLYVVGGHTAATGCLPASPSVSLKQVEQFDPVANKWSMVAPLREGVSNAAVVSVKLKLFAFGGTSVAHDKLPKVQCYDPSENRWTVPASCPQPWRYTAAAVLGNQIFVMGGDTEFSACSAYKFSSESYQWTKVGDVTAKRMSCQAVASGNKLYVVGGYFGTQRCKTLDCYDPTLDAWNSITTVPYSLIPTAFVSTWKHIPA, encoded by the exons ATGAAAATGTCGGTCTGCGTCCACGAGAACCGCAAGTCTCGTGCCAGCACAGGCTCTATGAACATCTACCTGTTCCACAAGTCCTCGTATGCAGACAGCGTGCTAATGCACCTAAATGCTCTTCGTCAGCAGAGACTCTTCACTGATGTTCTGCTCCACGCAGGAAACCGCTCTTTCCCGTGCCACAGGGCTGTGCTGGCCGCTTGCAGCCGCTACTTTGAAGCAATGTTTAGTGGAGGGCTGAGAGAGAGTCAGGACAGTGAAGTGGACTTCAGGGACTCCATTCATCCAGAG GTATTGGAGCTCCTTCTGGATTATGCATACTCCTCAAGAGTGATAATAAACGAGGAGAATGCAGAGTCTCTCCTTGAGGCTGGTGATATGCTGGAGTTTCAGGACATCCGTGATGCCTGTGCCGAGTTCCTTGAGAAGAACCTTCACCCATCCAACTGCCTGGGCATGCTGTTGCTCTCGGACGCTCACCAGTGCACCCAGCTCTTCCAGCTGTCCTGGAGCATGTGCCTCAGTAACTTCCCTGCTATTTGCAAGACTGAAGAGTTTCTCCAGCTGCCCAAGGACATGCTGGTCCAATTGTTGGCACACGAAGAGCTCGAAACCGAGGACGAGCGTCTAGTCTACGAGTCGGCACTTAACTGGGTGAACTATGACCTTGAGAGGAGGCACTGTCACCTTCCTGAGCTGCTCCGTACTGTGCGTCTGGCTCTCCTGCCTGCAATCTTCCTCATGGAGAACGTCTCTACAGAGGAGCTCATCATTGCACAGGCTAAAAGCAAAGAGCTAGTAGATGAAGCCATCCGCTGCAAACTGCGCATCTTGCAAAATGACGGCGTCGTCAATAGTCCTTGCGCCCGGCCACGCAAGACCAGTCATGCCCTTTTCCTGTTGGGTGGCCCCACGTTTATGTGCGACAAGCTCTACCTGGTGGACCAGAAGGCCAAAGAGATCATTCCAAAGGCAGACATCCCCAGTCCACGCAAGGAGTTCAGCGCCTGTGCCATTGGCTGCAAAGTGTACGTGACGGGGGGCCGTGGCTCAGAGAATGGTGTGTCTAAGGATGTTTGGGTGTATGATACATTACATGAGGAATGGTCCAAAGCAGCTCCGATGCTGATAGCACGTTTCGGTCACGGTTCTGCTGAGTTACGCCACTGCCTTTATGTTGTTGGAGGTCACACTGCTGCCACTGGCTGCCTGCCTGCATCACCATCTGTGTCTTTGAAGCAGGTAGAGCAGTTTGACCCAGTTGCTAACAAGTGGAGCATGGTGGCTCCGCTGCGAGAAGGAGTTAGCAATGCTGCTGTCGTTAGCGTAAAGCTGAAGCTATTCGCCTTCGGAGGGACGAGTGTGGCCCATGACAAGCTACCCAAAGTTCAGTGCTATGATCCCTCAGAAAATCGCTGGACAGTCCCAGCGTCCTGTCCACAGCCGTGGCGCTACACTGCAGCTGCTGTTCTCGGCAACCAGATCTTTGTAATGGGAGGTGACACCGAATTCTCAGCTTGCTCTGCCTACAAATTCAGCAGTGAATCTTATCAGTGGACTAAAGTTGGAGATGTTACGGCCAAACGAATGAGCTGCCAAGCGGTGGCCTCTGGAAACAAACTTTATGTGGTGGGTGGCTACTTTGGTACACAGCGCTGCAAAACCCTGGACTGTTACGACCCCACGCTGGATGCCTGGAACAGCATCACTACTGTACCATATTCCTTAATCCCCACTGCCTTCGTCAGCACCTGGAAACACATCCCAGCTTGA